From Streptomyces asiaticus, one genomic window encodes:
- a CDS encoding ABC transporter permease/substrate-binding protein codes for MATDTIDATKAPGGPTALRRVLLDNGALSALVLLVAAMALLSGDFLTTDNLLNVGVQAAVTAILAFGVTFVIVSAGIDLSVGSVAALSATVLAWSASSQGLPVWFAALLALTTGVACGLVSGALVSFGKLPPFIATLAMLSIGRGLALVISQGSPIAVPDSVSGLGDTLGGWLPVPVIVMVVMGLITAGVLGRTYPGRAMYAIGGNEEAARLSGIRVTRQKLVVYALSGGFAAVAGIVLASRLSSAQPQAAVGYELDAIAAVVIGGASLSGGVGKASGTLIGALILAVLRNGLNLLEVSAFWQQVVIGVVIALAVLLDTVRRRAGAGPGAPGAAAGGPSGGGRKKAVNAGKFALAAVVVAAIALGASVWRSGSSGGAATKVGLSVSTLNNPFFVQLKAGAQEEAKRAGISLTVTDAQNDASQQANQIQNFTSQNMKSIIINPVDSDAAGPSVRAADKAGIPVLAADRGVNKAKISTLVASDNITGGKLAAKTLAERLGKKGTILVLQGTPGTSASRERGKGFAEGLKAYPDIKVVGKQSADFDRAKGLDVTTNLLQGHPGIDGIFAENDEMALGAVKALGPKAGKSVAVVGFDGTPDGLKAVENGTLAATVAQQPKELGRMVVENAVKAAKGQKIDGTVKVPVKVVTAK; via the coding sequence GTGGCCACTGACACGATTGACGCCACGAAGGCCCCCGGGGGCCCGACGGCGCTGCGCCGCGTGCTGCTCGACAACGGCGCGCTGAGCGCCCTGGTGCTGCTGGTGGCCGCCATGGCGCTGCTGTCCGGCGACTTCCTCACCACCGACAATCTCCTCAACGTCGGCGTCCAGGCGGCGGTCACCGCGATCCTCGCCTTCGGCGTCACCTTCGTCATCGTCTCCGCGGGCATCGACCTCTCGGTCGGCTCGGTGGCCGCGCTGTCCGCCACCGTGCTCGCCTGGTCCGCGAGCTCCCAGGGGCTGCCGGTCTGGTTCGCGGCGCTCCTGGCGCTCACCACCGGTGTCGCCTGCGGTCTGGTCAGCGGGGCGCTGGTCTCCTTCGGGAAGCTGCCGCCGTTCATCGCCACGCTCGCGATGCTGTCGATCGGCCGTGGCCTGGCCCTGGTGATCTCCCAGGGCAGCCCGATAGCCGTGCCCGACTCGGTGTCAGGACTCGGCGACACCCTGGGCGGCTGGCTGCCGGTGCCGGTGATCGTGATGGTCGTGATGGGCCTGATCACCGCGGGTGTGCTCGGCCGTACGTACCCGGGCCGGGCGATGTACGCGATCGGCGGCAACGAGGAGGCGGCCCGGCTCTCCGGGATCCGGGTGACCCGTCAGAAGCTGGTCGTCTACGCGCTCTCCGGCGGTTTCGCGGCCGTCGCGGGCATCGTGCTCGCCTCCCGGCTGTCCTCCGCGCAGCCCCAGGCGGCGGTCGGCTACGAGCTCGACGCGATCGCCGCGGTGGTCATCGGCGGCGCGAGCCTGTCCGGTGGCGTCGGTAAGGCGTCCGGCACGCTCATCGGCGCGCTGATCCTCGCGGTGCTGCGCAACGGGCTCAACCTGCTGGAGGTGTCCGCCTTCTGGCAGCAGGTCGTCATCGGCGTCGTCATCGCGCTCGCGGTGCTGCTGGACACGGTGCGCCGGCGCGCCGGGGCCGGACCGGGCGCGCCCGGGGCCGCGGCGGGCGGACCGTCCGGTGGCGGCCGTAAGAAGGCCGTCAACGCGGGCAAGTTCGCGCTGGCCGCCGTGGTCGTCGCCGCCATCGCCCTCGGCGCCTCCGTCTGGCGCTCCGGCTCCTCCGGGGGCGCGGCCACCAAGGTCGGTCTTTCGGTCTCCACCCTGAACAACCCCTTCTTCGTGCAGCTGAAGGCGGGCGCCCAGGAGGAGGCCAAGCGCGCCGGGATCAGCCTTACGGTCACCGACGCCCAGAACGACGCCTCCCAGCAGGCCAATCAGATCCAGAACTTCACCAGCCAGAACATGAAGTCGATCATCATCAACCCGGTCGACTCCGATGCCGCGGGCCCGTCCGTCCGGGCCGCCGACAAGGCGGGCATCCCGGTGCTCGCCGCCGACCGCGGCGTCAACAAGGCGAAGATCTCGACCCTGGTGGCCTCCGACAACATCACGGGCGGCAAGCTGGCCGCGAAGACGCTCGCCGAGCGGCTCGGAAAGAAGGGCACGATCCTGGTGCTCCAGGGCACCCCCGGCACCTCGGCCTCGCGTGAGCGCGGTAAGGGCTTCGCGGAGGGCCTCAAGGCGTACCCGGACATCAAGGTCGTCGGCAAGCAGAGCGCCGACTTCGACCGGGCCAAGGGACTGGATGTGACCACCAATCTGCTCCAGGGCCACCCGGGCATCGACGGGATCTTCGCCGAGAACGACGAGATGGCGCTCGGCGCGGTCAAGGCCCTCGGGCCCAAGGCGGGCAAGTCCGTCGCGGTCGTCGGCTTCGACGGCACCCCGGACGGGCTCAAGGCCGTCGAGAACGGCACCCTCGCCGCGACCGTCGCCCAGCAGCCGAAGGAGTTGGGCCGGATGGTGGTGGAAAACGCCGTCAAGGCCGCCAAGGGGCAGAAGATCGACGGCACGGTGAAGGTGCCGGTGAAGGTCGTCACTGCGAAGTGA
- the rbsD gene encoding D-ribose pyranase, giving the protein MKRSGILNRHLSAGIALLGHTDTVMVCDAGLPIPDGPFVVDLAFTAGVPSFERVLTGLLDELVVEGATAAREVRDHNPGATALLDRLFPAPALDLVPHEELKVLTAGARLVVRTGEARPYANVLLRCGVPF; this is encoded by the coding sequence GTGAAGCGGTCCGGGATCCTCAACCGCCATCTGAGCGCGGGCATCGCCCTGTTGGGCCACACCGACACGGTGATGGTGTGCGACGCGGGCCTGCCGATACCGGACGGGCCGTTCGTGGTGGACCTCGCCTTCACGGCCGGGGTGCCGTCCTTCGAGCGGGTGCTCACCGGGCTGCTGGACGAGCTGGTGGTCGAAGGGGCCACGGCGGCGCGCGAGGTGCGCGACCACAACCCCGGGGCGACCGCCCTGCTCGACCGCCTCTTCCCGGCTCCCGCGCTGGATCTGGTCCCGCACGAGGAGCTGAAGGTGCTGACGGCGGGGGCGCGGCTGGTGGTGCGTACGGGCGAGGCGCGGCCGTACGCGAACGTGCTGCTGCGGTGCGGGGTGCCGTTCTGA
- the rbsK gene encoding ribokinase, which yields MHDYDLLVVGSANADLVIGVDRRPGAGETVLGSDLVVHPGGKGANQAVAAARLGARTALLARVGDDDYGRLLLDAQRSAGVDTVGVLVGGAPTGVALITVDPSGDNSIVVSQGANARLTPGDVRAAASLLAAARVVSVQLEIPLESVAEVVRTAAAGFGGRPGPRVVLNPSPVAPLPTDVLAVCDPLVVNEHEARFLLSDDQVGSSDDPEEWADALLSRGPRSVVVTLGGEGALVADGDRTVLVPSPAVTAVDTTGAGDAFTGALAWRLGVGDDLVTAVRFAVRVGAAAVTRAGAQASFPSAEEVAGL from the coding sequence ATGCACGACTACGACCTGCTGGTCGTGGGGTCGGCCAATGCCGATCTGGTGATCGGAGTCGACCGCCGCCCCGGGGCCGGGGAGACGGTCCTCGGGTCCGACCTGGTGGTCCACCCGGGTGGCAAGGGCGCCAACCAGGCCGTCGCCGCCGCCCGGCTGGGGGCCCGGACGGCCCTGCTGGCCCGGGTCGGCGACGACGACTACGGCCGGCTGCTGCTGGACGCGCAGCGGTCGGCCGGGGTCGACACGGTGGGCGTGCTGGTCGGCGGCGCGCCCACCGGGGTCGCGCTGATCACGGTGGACCCCTCGGGCGACAACAGCATCGTGGTCTCCCAGGGGGCCAACGCCCGGCTGACCCCCGGCGACGTCCGGGCCGCGGCGAGCCTGCTGGCCGCGGCGCGGGTGGTCTCGGTGCAGCTGGAGATCCCCCTCGAGTCGGTCGCCGAGGTGGTCCGTACGGCGGCCGCGGGCTTCGGCGGCCGCCCCGGGCCGCGGGTGGTGCTCAACCCCTCGCCGGTCGCGCCGCTGCCCACCGATGTGCTGGCCGTCTGTGACCCCCTGGTGGTCAACGAGCACGAGGCGCGGTTCCTGCTGAGCGACGATCAGGTGGGCTCCTCCGACGACCCCGAGGAGTGGGCCGACGCCCTGCTCTCGCGCGGTCCGCGCTCGGTCGTGGTGACCCTGGGCGGCGAGGGCGCGCTGGTCGCCGACGGCGACCGTACGGTGCTCGTGCCCAGCCCCGCGGTGACGGCCGTGGACACCACGGGCGCCGGGGACGCCTTCACCGGCGCGCTCGCCTGGCGCCTCGGCGTCGGCGACGACCTGGTGACGGCGGTGCGGTTCGCGGTGCGCGTGGGCGCGGCCGCGGTGACCCGCGCCGGGGCGCAGGCGTCCTTCCCGAGCGCCGAGGAGGTGGCGGGCCTGTGA
- the recD2 gene encoding SF1B family DNA helicase RecD2, translating into MLKLAVVEGVLERITYANEENGYTVARVDTGRGSGDLLTVVGSLLGAQPGESLRMEGRWGSHPQYGKQFTVENYQTVLPATVQGIRRYLGSGLIKGIGPRIADRITEHFGVDTLDVIEQEPKRLVEVPGLGPKRTKMIAAAWEEQKAIKEVMVFLQGVGVSTSIAVRIYKKYGDASISVVKNEPYRLAADVWGIGFLTADKIAQSVGIPHDSPDRVKAGLQYALSQSADQGHCYLPEEQLIADAVKLLQVDTGLVIDCLGELAAEDEGVVREPVPGPEGGEPVSAVYLVPFHRAEISLAGQVLRLLRTEEDRLPAFRGVDWDKALGWLAGRTGADLAPEQSEAVRLALTEKVAVLTGGPGCGKSFTVRSVVELARAKKAKVVLAAPTGRAAKRLSELTGAEASTVHRLLELKPGGDAAYDRDRPLDADLVVVDEASMLDLLLANKLAKAVPPGAHLLFVGDVDQLPSVGAGEVLRDLLAPGSPVPAVRLTRIFRQAQQSGVVTNAHRINEGVPPVTQGLSDFFLFVEDDTEEAGRLTVDVAARRIPAKFGLDPRRDVQVLAPMHRGPAGAGTLNGLLQQAITPARPDLPERRFGGRVFRVGDKVTQIRNNYEKGANGVFNGTVGVVTSLDTDEQRLTVRTDEDEEVPYDFDELDELAHAYAVTIHRSQGSEYPAVVIPVTTGAWMMLQRNLLYTAVTRAKRLVVLVGSRRALGQAVRTVSAGRRCTALDHRLGGDVTVERVRWVSER; encoded by the coding sequence ATGCTCAAACTCGCGGTGGTGGAAGGGGTCCTGGAGCGGATCACCTACGCCAATGAGGAGAACGGCTACACGGTCGCGCGGGTCGACACCGGCCGTGGCTCCGGCGATCTGCTCACTGTCGTCGGCTCGCTGCTGGGCGCCCAGCCGGGCGAGTCGCTGCGGATGGAGGGCCGCTGGGGTTCCCATCCGCAATATGGCAAACAGTTCACGGTCGAGAACTACCAGACCGTTCTCCCCGCCACCGTCCAGGGCATCCGGCGCTATCTCGGCTCCGGGCTGATCAAGGGCATCGGCCCCCGGATCGCCGACCGCATCACCGAGCACTTCGGCGTCGACACCCTCGACGTCATCGAACAGGAGCCCAAGCGGCTGGTCGAGGTCCCCGGCCTCGGCCCCAAGCGCACCAAGATGATCGCCGCCGCCTGGGAGGAGCAGAAGGCCATCAAGGAGGTGATGGTCTTCCTCCAGGGGGTCGGCGTCTCCACCTCCATCGCGGTGCGGATCTACAAGAAGTACGGCGACGCCTCGATTTCGGTCGTGAAGAACGAGCCGTACCGGCTGGCGGCCGACGTCTGGGGCATCGGCTTTCTCACCGCCGACAAGATCGCCCAGTCGGTCGGCATCCCCCATGACAGCCCCGACCGGGTGAAGGCCGGTCTTCAGTACGCGCTGTCCCAGTCCGCCGACCAGGGCCACTGCTATCTCCCCGAGGAGCAACTCATCGCGGACGCGGTCAAGCTGCTCCAGGTGGACACCGGCCTGGTCATCGACTGCCTGGGCGAGCTCGCGGCCGAGGACGAGGGCGTGGTGCGCGAGCCGGTCCCGGGCCCGGAGGGCGGCGAGCCGGTCTCCGCCGTCTATCTGGTGCCCTTCCACCGCGCCGAGATCTCCCTCGCGGGCCAGGTGCTGCGGCTGCTGCGCACCGAGGAGGACCGGCTGCCCGCCTTCCGGGGCGTGGACTGGGACAAGGCGCTGGGCTGGCTGGCCGGCCGCACCGGCGCCGATCTGGCGCCCGAGCAGAGCGAGGCGGTGCGGCTCGCGCTGACCGAGAAGGTCGCGGTGCTCACCGGCGGGCCGGGCTGCGGCAAGTCCTTCACCGTGCGGTCCGTGGTGGAGCTGGCCCGCGCCAAGAAGGCCAAGGTGGTGCTCGCGGCGCCCACCGGCCGGGCCGCCAAGCGGCTGTCCGAGCTGACCGGCGCCGAGGCGTCCACCGTCCACCGCCTGCTGGAGCTCAAGCCTGGCGGGGACGCGGCGTACGACAGGGACCGCCCGCTCGACGCGGATCTGGTGGTGGTCGACGAGGCGTCCATGCTCGATCTGCTGCTGGCCAACAAGCTGGCCAAGGCCGTCCCGCCCGGTGCCCATCTGCTCTTCGTCGGCGATGTGGACCAGCTGCCCAGCGTGGGCGCAGGGGAGGTGCTGCGCGATCTGCTGGCCCCCGGCAGCCCCGTCCCCGCGGTGCGGCTGACCCGGATCTTCCGCCAGGCCCAGCAGTCCGGGGTGGTCACCAACGCCCACCGGATCAACGAGGGGGTGCCGCCGGTCACCCAGGGCCTGTCGGACTTCTTCCTCTTCGTGGAGGACGACACCGAGGAGGCCGGGCGGCTCACGGTCGATGTCGCGGCCCGCCGCATCCCCGCGAAGTTCGGCCTCGACCCCCGCCGTGACGTGCAGGTTCTGGCCCCGATGCACCGCGGCCCGGCGGGCGCCGGCACGCTCAACGGACTGCTTCAGCAGGCCATCACCCCGGCCCGCCCGGACCTCCCGGAGCGCCGCTTCGGCGGCCGGGTCTTCCGCGTCGGCGACAAGGTGACCCAGATCCGCAACAATTACGAGAAAGGGGCCAACGGGGTCTTCAACGGCACGGTTGGCGTCGTCACCTCACTCGACACCGATGAGCAGCGGCTGACCGTGCGGACGGACGAGGACGAGGAGGTACCGTACGACTTCGACGAGCTGGACGAGCTGGCTCATGCCTATGCGGTGACCATCCACCGGTCACAGGGCAGTGAGTACCCGGCCGTCGTGATCCCGGTGACCACCGGGGCCTGGATGATGTTGCAGCGCAACCTCCTGTACACGGCCGTGACCCGTGCCAAGCGCCTTGTGGTGCTGGTCGGCTCGCGCCGCGCGCTGGGGCAGGCGGTGCGCACCGTCTCGGCGGGCAGGCGCTGCACCGCGCTGGATCACCGACTCGGCGGCGATGTGACAGTCGAGCGTGTCAGATGGGTTTCCGAACGATGA
- a CDS encoding SigE family RNA polymerase sigma factor has translation MQLTLVLPWWARLLRRARTTASTPPVETPRAGRRLRALRSVGGRGDGEPGPTLDDLYRARRLDMIRLAVFLVDDLHTAEDVVQDAFAAVCRRHGSKLDSLQDAHAYLHTAVVNAARSVLRRRRTARAYTPPYQGPGAPVDEPLLLAEEHRQVLDALAELTPRQREVLVLRYWSELTEAQIAEALGVSRGTVKSTASRALVTLEKLLEAAR, from the coding sequence ATGCAGCTCACTCTTGTCCTGCCCTGGTGGGCCCGGCTGCTCCGCCGTGCCCGGACGACCGCCTCGACACCGCCGGTGGAGACACCGCGCGCCGGGCGGCGGCTACGGGCGCTGCGGTCGGTGGGCGGCCGGGGCGACGGGGAGCCCGGCCCCACGCTGGACGACCTGTACCGGGCCCGGCGGCTGGACATGATCCGGCTGGCGGTCTTCCTGGTGGACGACCTGCACACCGCCGAGGATGTCGTCCAGGACGCCTTCGCCGCCGTCTGCCGCCGCCACGGCTCAAAGCTGGACAGCCTCCAGGACGCCCACGCCTATCTGCACACCGCCGTGGTCAACGCCGCCCGCTCGGTGCTGCGCCGACGGCGTACGGCACGCGCGTACACCCCGCCGTACCAGGGGCCGGGGGCACCGGTGGACGAGCCGCTGCTGCTCGCCGAGGAGCACCGGCAGGTGCTCGACGCGCTCGCGGAACTCACCCCGCGCCAGCGCGAGGTGCTGGTGCTGCGCTACTGGTCGGAGCTGACTGAGGCCCAGATAGCCGAGGCGCTGGGCGTCTCCCGAGGCACCGTGAAGTCGACCGCGAGCCGTGCGCTCGTCACCCTGGAGAAGCTGCTGGAGGCGGCCCGATGA
- a CDS encoding sugar ABC transporter ATP-binding protein: protein MEGVRKTFPGVVALDGVDFDLRRGEVHVLLGENGAGKSTLIKMVSGAHRPDGGRILVDGEPVRINSAQDAERLGIATIYQEFNLVPDLTVAENIFLGRQPRRFGMIDRKAMDARAAELLARVGVDVSPRTRVRDLGIARLQMVEIAKALSLEARVLIMDEPTAVLTTEEVDKLFRIVRTLRADGVGVVFITHHLEEIAALGDRVTVLRDGRSVTQVPASTDQDELVRLMVGRSIEQQYPRERGDAGEPLLKVRGLSRNGSFQDIGFEVRAGEVVGLAGLVGAGRTEVVRALFGADPYDSGSVEVLGRPLPGHDVVAAMRAGIGLVPEDRKGQGLVLDGSVQENLGLVTLRAATRAGLVDRAAQRRSAAGVAERLTVRMAGLDQRVRTLSGGNQQKVVIGKWLLADSKVLILDEPTRGIDVGAKVEIYQLINELTASGHAVLMISSDLPEVLGMSDRVLVMAQGRIAGELTAREATQDAVMALAVKDVKDADEGVGGKEKEGSRGH from the coding sequence ATGGAGGGGGTCCGTAAGACCTTCCCCGGGGTGGTGGCGCTGGACGGGGTGGACTTCGATCTGCGCCGGGGCGAAGTGCACGTCCTCCTGGGCGAGAACGGCGCGGGCAAGTCCACGCTGATCAAAATGGTCTCCGGCGCCCACCGCCCCGACGGCGGGCGGATCCTGGTCGACGGCGAACCGGTGCGGATCAACAGCGCGCAGGACGCCGAGCGGCTCGGGATCGCCACCATCTACCAGGAGTTCAACCTCGTCCCGGACCTGACCGTGGCCGAGAACATCTTCCTGGGCCGTCAGCCGCGCCGCTTCGGCATGATCGACCGCAAGGCCATGGACGCGCGGGCCGCCGAGTTGCTGGCCCGCGTCGGGGTGGACGTCTCGCCCCGGACCCGCGTCCGCGACCTCGGCATCGCCCGGCTCCAGATGGTGGAGATCGCCAAGGCGCTGAGCCTGGAGGCCCGCGTCCTGATCATGGACGAGCCGACCGCCGTGCTCACCACGGAAGAGGTCGACAAGCTCTTCCGGATCGTGCGCACCCTGCGCGCGGACGGTGTGGGAGTCGTCTTCATCACCCACCACCTGGAGGAGATCGCCGCCCTGGGCGACCGGGTCACCGTGCTGCGCGACGGCCGCAGCGTCACCCAGGTCCCGGCAAGCACCGACCAGGACGAGCTGGTGCGGCTGATGGTGGGCCGCTCCATCGAGCAGCAGTACCCGCGCGAGCGCGGGGACGCCGGTGAGCCGCTGCTGAAGGTCCGGGGGCTCAGCCGGAACGGCAGCTTCCAGGACATCGGCTTCGAGGTGCGGGCCGGCGAGGTGGTGGGCCTGGCCGGGCTGGTCGGCGCGGGCCGTACGGAGGTCGTCCGGGCGCTGTTCGGCGCCGACCCGTACGACTCCGGCTCCGTCGAGGTGCTCGGCCGCCCGCTGCCCGGCCATGACGTGGTGGCCGCCATGCGGGCCGGGATCGGCCTCGTCCCCGAGGACCGCAAGGGCCAGGGACTGGTCCTGGACGGCTCCGTGCAGGAGAACCTGGGCCTGGTCACACTGCGCGCCGCCACCCGCGCCGGGCTGGTCGACCGGGCCGCCCAGCGGCGCTCGGCGGCCGGTGTCGCCGAGCGGCTGACCGTCCGGATGGCCGGTCTCGACCAGCGGGTGCGCACCCTCTCCGGCGGCAACCAGCAGAAGGTCGTCATCGGCAAGTGGCTGCTCGCCGACAGCAAGGTGCTGATCCTCGACGAGCCGACCCGCGGCATCGACGTGGGCGCCAAGGTCGAGATCTACCAGCTCATCAACGAACTCACCGCGTCCGGCCACGCCGTGCTGATGATCTCCAGCGACCTGCCCGAGGTGCTGGGGATGAGCGACCGGGTCCTGGTCATGGCCCAGGGCCGGATCGCGGGCGAGCTGACCGCGCGGGAAGCGACCCAGGACGCCGTGATGGCCCTGGCAGTGAAGGACGTCAAGGACGCCGACGAAGGGGTCGGCGGCAAGGAAAAGGAGGGCTCCCGTGGCCACTGA
- a CDS encoding helix-turn-helix domain-containing protein, giving the protein MHEDTGIGSSLRKIRKRRGLTQRELATASGVSLSLIRKLEQGEITDTRMETAHTLASTLRIPTSYLLERDDEEPAGEAAEPWRPLGQAVQVAPVRTGEAPTVEGVRAMLTEVRSAYFDNRLGELTGLLAPLLADADALGDSAEARDVRSHLLQIAGSVLTQVRQYGAAETALRRALDDAPDRLRAAGIIATWSWLLVRQGKLAASREMATKWADDVEPRVSRATPEELAAWGWLLMQSSAAALRDNRRGEADDMMCLAQSVSVLLGRELPRGTERLTTWGPTTVRYKACERHIVLDEPDKVLRAAKPKRSGRATARRSGGLALSTEYHRHRLDVAKAHTMMRQYPEAVDVLTSVHATAPEWLASQRYARDILGDVVEKRRTLTPEMRTLADAVSLPL; this is encoded by the coding sequence ATGCACGAAGACACAGGCATTGGCTCCAGCCTCCGCAAGATCCGCAAGCGGCGCGGTCTGACGCAGAGGGAACTGGCCACAGCATCAGGCGTATCGCTCTCGCTGATCCGGAAGCTGGAACAGGGAGAGATCACCGACACGCGCATGGAGACCGCCCACACGCTGGCCTCCACACTGCGCATCCCCACGAGTTACCTCCTGGAGCGCGACGACGAGGAGCCCGCCGGCGAGGCCGCCGAGCCCTGGCGCCCGCTGGGGCAGGCCGTTCAGGTCGCGCCGGTCCGCACAGGCGAGGCCCCGACGGTGGAGGGCGTGCGTGCGATGCTCACCGAGGTGCGCTCGGCCTACTTCGACAACCGGCTCGGTGAGTTGACCGGGCTCCTTGCCCCGCTTCTGGCGGATGCCGACGCGCTCGGTGACTCCGCTGAGGCCCGGGACGTGCGCTCCCATCTGCTACAGATCGCCGGATCGGTGCTGACCCAGGTCCGCCAGTACGGTGCCGCGGAGACCGCGCTGCGCCGCGCCCTGGATGACGCACCGGACCGGCTGCGCGCGGCGGGGATCATCGCTACCTGGAGCTGGCTCCTCGTCCGGCAAGGCAAGTTGGCAGCGTCCCGGGAAATGGCCACCAAGTGGGCGGACGATGTGGAGCCGCGAGTGTCCCGGGCGACGCCGGAGGAGTTGGCGGCGTGGGGCTGGCTGCTGATGCAGTCTTCAGCCGCCGCTCTGCGCGACAACCGACGGGGGGAGGCGGACGACATGATGTGCCTCGCCCAGTCAGTCTCCGTCCTGCTGGGGCGTGAGTTGCCCCGCGGCACTGAGCGCCTGACGACCTGGGGCCCGACCACTGTGCGTTATAAGGCGTGCGAGAGGCACATCGTGCTGGACGAGCCGGACAAGGTGCTCCGCGCGGCCAAGCCGAAGCGGTCCGGCCGGGCCACGGCTAGGAGGTCCGGCGGTCTGGCGCTGAGCACCGAGTACCACCGGCACCGGCTGGACGTCGCGAAGGCTCACACCATGATGCGGCAGTACCCGGAGGCTGTAGACGTACTGACCAGCGTGCACGCCACCGCGCCGGAGTGGCTGGCCAGTCAGCGATACGCGCGCGACATCCTCGGCGATGTGGTGGAGAAGCGGCGGACGTTGACGCCGGAGATGCGGACGCTGGCGGACGCGGTCAGTCTGCCGCTGTAA
- a CDS encoding LacI family DNA-binding transcriptional regulator gives MPAIKDVARCAGVSVATVSRVLNDHPSVRADTRERVLAAVADLGYRPNAVARSLRTDQTRTLGLVISDVLNPFFTELARSVEDAARELDYSVVIGNADERPDLQDHHVRTLMDRRIDGLLVSPTDGGSPMMLAAARAGTPMVFVDRWIEGAGLDRVPVIRTDGRGAIRALVAHLCALGHRRVAIIAGPAATTTGRERVDAFRSALRESGLELREDHIGQGDFQADSGRRVTARFLDLPHPPDAIFAADNLMALGAMDEIRARGLRVPDDVALAAFDDIPWFVHTDPPITAIAQPTGALGRAAVTALIDLVEGRPAESVTLSARLVTRRSCGEPEGSKP, from the coding sequence ATGCCGGCCATCAAGGATGTGGCGCGGTGTGCCGGGGTCTCCGTGGCGACGGTCTCACGGGTGCTCAATGACCACCCCTCCGTCCGCGCGGACACCCGCGAACGGGTGCTCGCCGCGGTCGCCGACCTCGGCTATCGCCCCAACGCGGTGGCCCGCTCGCTGCGCACCGACCAGACCCGGACCCTGGGGCTGGTCATCAGCGACGTGCTGAATCCGTTCTTCACCGAGCTGGCCCGTTCGGTCGAGGACGCCGCCCGCGAGCTGGACTACAGCGTGGTCATCGGCAACGCCGACGAGCGGCCCGACCTCCAGGACCACCATGTGCGTACCCTCATGGACCGCCGCATAGACGGACTGCTGGTCAGCCCCACCGACGGCGGCTCCCCGATGATGCTGGCCGCCGCCCGCGCCGGCACCCCCATGGTCTTCGTCGACCGCTGGATCGAGGGCGCGGGCCTGGACCGGGTGCCGGTGATCCGCACCGACGGGCGGGGAGCCATCCGCGCTCTGGTGGCCCATCTGTGCGCCCTCGGCCACCGCCGGGTCGCCATCATCGCGGGCCCGGCGGCCACCACGACCGGCCGCGAGCGGGTGGACGCCTTCCGCTCCGCGCTGCGCGAGTCCGGCCTGGAGCTGCGCGAGGACCACATCGGCCAGGGCGACTTCCAGGCGGACAGCGGCCGCCGGGTGACCGCCCGCTTCCTCGATCTGCCGCACCCCCCGGACGCGATCTTCGCCGCGGACAACCTGATGGCGCTCGGCGCGATGGACGAGATCCGCGCGCGGGGCCTGCGGGTGCCGGACGACGTGGCGCTCGCCGCGTTCGACGACATCCCCTGGTTCGTCCACACCGATCCGCCGATCACCGCCATCGCCCAGCCGACCGGGGCGCTCGGCCGTGCCGCCGTGACGGCGCTGATCGATCTCGTCGAGGGGCGGCCCGCCGAGTCGGTGACCCTGTCCGCCCGTCTGGTCACCCGCCGCTCGTGCGGCGAGCCCGAAGGGAGCAAACCATGA